The Anoplopoma fimbria isolate UVic2021 breed Golden Eagle Sablefish chromosome 9, Afim_UVic_2022, whole genome shotgun sequence genome contains the following window.
CACACctgtgttatttattcataGGTAGTGGAAGTAGTACTCAgttttaaagtactaataccataAAATACTCCATTCTACAAGCAGTTTTTGGAGTATTTTCTAACCTTTGCTTTTGTtgtgaaatataataattatgaattTACTTTTCACCACTATCTTACACCCaacacaggaaaacacaaatgtctgtttcatCTTTTACATATCTTAAATCAGACCGAATGGCGGAAACACATCTCTAATGCATACAGCACCTTCCAACAATAGATTATTTAGCTTTTGTTTCTACATAACGTTGACTGATTGTACCgtctttccttctttccagGTTCTCGTGTGCTCATCTTCAGTCAGATGACCAGAGTGCTGGACATCTTGGAGGACTACTGCATGTGGAGGAACTACGGCTACTGCCGCCTGGATGGCCAGACGCCGCACGAGGAGAGACAGGTGTGCTGCTTGGATCTTCTATAGGATTATGTCGTATGAGAGATTAACATCTTTTCTCGGTAAACTATAAGATGcgtttaatataaatacatgtcatttttatgtgtctttttgtgttttcagatctcTATCAATGCATTCAATGAGCCCAACAGCGCCAAGTTCCTCTTCATGTTGAGCACCAGAGCTGGAGGTCTGGGTATCAACCTGGCGACAGCAGATGTGGTCATCCTGTACGACTCGGATTGGAACCCCCAAGTTGACCTTCAGGCCATGGTTAGTACTGAACAACATATGACTTGTTCAGCAGCAAGGATTCACAgtatcagattttctttttcccttttaaaataaGAGTGGATGCCGTATAACTTTGATTTCAGATGCAGGGTCATGActagttttatgttttttaatttcaggACCGAGCGCACAGGATCGGTCAGCAGAAACAGGTACGCGTCTTTCGCTTCATCACTGAAAACACGGTGGAGGAGAGGATTGTGGAGAGGGCCGAGATGAAGCTGCGCCTGGACTCCATTGTCATCCAGCAAGGTAACTCCTTTTTCCCTGTCTTATTAATACAGAAAGGATTTCCCTGGGAATTTGGTACAACACAGAACATACCAATAGGGTCATTTGGGATTTGAGTAAGCCACTAAGTTGTCTTCTATTTGTTTTAACAGGAAGACTAGTTGATCCAAGCGCCAACAAGCTGGGCAAGGACGAGATGCTGTCCATCATCCGCCACGGAGCCACGCACGTGTTCGCTTCCAAAGAGAGCGAGATCACAGATGACGACATTGACGCAATCCTGGAGAGAGGCGAAAGGAAGGTGAGTCTGGATgcacaagaggaaaaaaaatgcctttttgtttttattttttaaacttgccATAAAATGAACACTCTGATGTTGTCATTTGCTAGACTATtgagatgaaggagaagatgtcTAATCTGGGTGAGAGCACTCTGAGAAACTTCACCATGGACACGGAGAACAGCAGTGTGTACACGTTTGAAGGGGAAGATtatagagagaagaaaaaggtaaaaaaaaaaaaactaaccacATCATTATTCAGTCTCTAATTCCAAAAACCTGATCCTTTTGAGTGTTGaaccttgtttcctctcttgcTTCTTCATTCAGGTCATTACCAACTGGATCGAGCCACccaagagagaaaggaaagccAATTACGCCGTGGACGCCTACTTCAGAGAGGCTCTGCGAGTCAGTGAGCCCAAAGCGCCAAAGGTAGGGAAGGATCACTGTAGTAATTCAACAGGATGAGTAATTCAACTCTCTGTATGGATGGCATGTTATCCTGGTTGAGGCgtaacatttgtttgtgtgactccATCTCCCAGGCTCCTCGTCCTCCCAAGCAACCGAACGTCCAGGACTTCCAGTTCTTCCCTCCACGTCTCTTTGAGCTTCTAGAAAAGGAAATTCTGTTTTACAGGAAAACCATCGGCTACAAGGTAcagagatgttttgtttttttcctgatgaGAATTCGATTATTTGTACACGTTTGGATTGAGTAAGAAGGTCTTTTAGAAATGTCTCTAAGTCAATCTGTGTCCGTGTCTCTTTAGGTTCCACGTAATCCAGAAATGCCAAACTCGGCCCAGCTCCAGAAGGAAGAGCAGAATAAGATCGATGACGCTGAGGCTctcacagaggaggagctggaggagaaggagaaccTGCTGCAACAGGTACTGAATATTCTCCccaaatgcaaacaaattatGGATAATATGCCGGGAGGTCCTATTTAAACGTTTTGTGTCTGGATCTAGATTGTGCAATATTTTGATCAACTGTACCTTCATTGCAGGGATTCACTATTTGGAACAAACGTGACTTCAACCAGTTCATCAAGGCCAACGAGAAGTGGGGACGAGATGATATTGAGAACATTGCCAGAGAGGTTGAGGGTAAAACGCCAGAGGAGGTCATGGAATATTCTGGtaattacagtttattttttatcctcACTGTATCTCACAGGCAAactttagattttcttttcGTAATTTGTGCCTGTTTGTTCCTCCAGCTGTATTCTGGGAGCGCTGCAATGAGCTTCAGGACATCGAGAAGATCATGGCccagatagagagaggagaagcCAGGATCCAGAGGAGGATCAGCATCAAGAAAGCACTGGACTCAAAGGTAGCTGACTGTCAACCATGTGGCTAATCATTGGTTGTTTAAACGACCCAATTAGCTTCATCTCATTAAGCGTTGTATTAGAACACTTAAACTCTAAATCTTGCTTGGATTAATTGTCTCTTCGTCACATTAtcttctcttcctgttttaatTCATTAACGGTCCCTCACCGTTTCTTATCTCGTTGCCCAGATTGGTCGCTACAAGGCTCCCTTCCATCAGCTCCGTATCTCCTATGGCACCAACAAAGGCAAGAActacacagaggaggaggaccgcTTCCTTATCTGCATGCTGCACAAGCTGGGCTTCGACAAGGAGAGCGTGTACGACGAGCTGCGTCAGTGCATCCGCAACTCGCCTCAGTTCCGCTTCGACTGGTTCCTAAAATCCAGGACCGCCATGGTAAATGTCGGCTTCTTTGTACTATTTCTCTTTTGCTCTTAtgtatgattttaaaatatgttacttaaaaaaaaatcatgttcgTTGCTGTGTTAAGGAGCTACAGAGACGATGCAACACCCTGATCAcactgatagagagagagaacatggagctggaggagagggagaaggctGAGAAGAAGAAACGCGGCCCAAAGAGTACTTCAGTAAGTTTCAAATCCAGGAAGCATGACACTTATTAATTGATGCCAAATAAATGATCAGTACCAGTGATCATGAGTTTCAGAACAATCATTTTTGACCTAACGTTTAGGAATATTTTTTCTCAACCATTTGTTGTGTCTTCTTGTTAGTCGAAACTCACGACTTTGCAAACTTTGTCAAAAACCTTTGGTATTAAGATACTAGAAGAATACAAATAAGTGTTGAGATTTGCTTGCCTGCCCTCTTAGTCTGGATGGCATTGACCTTTATGTATCGGCTCGTGATGCGTCTCTTAATaattttctcctcctttccaGGCCCAGAAACGTAAGTCAGAGGCAACCCCAGATGGCCGTGGACGCAGAAAAAAGCTCAAGTTGTGAAGCTGAACTTAAATCTACTGCGTACAGTGTCAGAATTCaaagtcagcagcagcagccagctcCAGTACTGTCAGTcctagtgtgtgtttgtttggcagGCCGTAATCACGTACTGTGTGACACCCCGATGGACTGACCTCGTTGTATTTAGGATTTAGGAAGTGCTCCTTCACAAGCCTGCCTTGTCACTTGCCTAAACACTGCAGCTGTGctggtttagttttttgtttgctaGTCCTTTTTTACCAGTacttaattgaaaaaaacatgtatttatgcCTGTTGGTTGTACCACATTCCATTGCTTGAGGCGATAtgtaacctttttattttaaagaaaacatttgtttcttttatcttCCTATGTGAAGTAGAAAATGTCTTTTTGAACGTAACAAATAAACCTCctgttttttacaaatgtgtgtACTCTGGTAAATAAGACACTGATtcaaaaaaggacattttatatTTGGCAGTTGAAGTGTACATACATCCAAATTCTTGAAATTGACACAAAATCAATAAGCCATAGAAGTCTGCTAACAATTGgcacattaaaataaactgtcaCCTGTGGAAGAATAATTCAAACTTTTTAACTACAATTTTTTCAGGACTTGATCGACAAACCAGAGATACGTAGAGTTCATAATTTTTCAAGTTTCACCAGGGTGTAGTAATACCTTTTTTCATAGTCCTACATTGATATGTACACAGATAGTTTTGCATCTGAATTCAGCCACATTGACctgaaaaaatgttaaaaaaaaaaaaaaaaaaacatttacaatccCTTTCAATGACACCATATTGGTATTGTAACTCTGCAGTGGGCAGGTATACTGGGGGCTTTTTAAAGCACAACAGTTAAATACCAATACTAAAAATCACTTATCACATCATTCATTAAGGTCAGCTTCAACTAACATTCAGTCCATTTAAcgcagtaaataataataaaaaataaaaaaaacatggtaaaCTAATTATCTTTAAAGGAGGAACATAGAACATTTTGTTCCTTATATTTAAACAAGTTTGCCTTTAATGTGTGAAATAATTGCATTTACTAAATAGAGATTTCATGCATTTGCAAGCACTGGATAAGCAGGGTATTTTACAATTTGGCAACCAATGAAGCAGGTGaatcctttttttggggggggggggcttcttCGTACACCCATGATTCAAAATAGGCTTCAAAAACCTGCAGTACATTACAGCAAGAACTAACCATCATCAGAGATCAATAAGTCCCTGAAAACTCATTCTGCATTGTGAGCCCCGATCACTGACTTATTGTGCTGTCCACAGGTCGTACTGGGCTCTATTCAGTGCTACAAGAGTTGGGCTGTAAAAGGCACAATGGTGGAGGAGACTATCATAGTCTTTTTAATAAGGGACAGGTGTTTGAGGTGGAACAGGTCCACATTTAGACTTCAGAGTTGTCTGCGCTGCTCCACATGCCTGCTGGGCCTTGGCTATAGCCGTTGTaggcagaagaagaggaggtggtgtAAGGAGGGAACTGGGTCTTCTTTTCACTCTTCTTGCGCCGCAGCAGAAGAATGACAACAGTGGCGATGAGGCAGATGAGAAGGATCACACCTGCCAGACCCACCAACATCGGCAGGGTGGAAGTGTCAGCCAGTTCTCTGCCAGAACTTTCCAGCAGGGGGTTCTCCAGTAAGGGCTCCCGGTTAGGGGACCAGGGCTGGCGCTGGCTGACTACCATGCGGTCCGCTCGGTCCAGAGCGATGTGCTGGATGTTGGTGCCTCGGTTGTTTTCGACACCGATGTCCTGGGCCACGCCAGGGTCAGCGAGAGCAGGGGCGGCCCGGCGGTGGCGGCTAACCATGTCGGAGGTCTCAGGATGCTCAACAGAGTACATGCTGTGATGCAGGTACTCAACACTGCGCTTGCCGATGTTGCGGTTGGCATTCTCTCGGGAGCGGACTGTGTAGATTGTGTGCATGAACCATTCTCGACCAGCTGCCACCTAGATAAGAAATATGTTTCAATACTCATCTATGTTCGTGTTGATACAATGCatgaatataatgtattttgagAATCATACAGACCTGGAAAAGTGGCGAGGAGGAGAGTGTGAACCCATCTGATCCTGGTTGTATGACCAAAGGCAGACCTCCAGGTGTGTCTTGAGCCAGCGTTGCCTTAAAAGCAACATCACCAAATGCTGAAGCTTGAGTCTCTGGCTGGGCCTTATCCTgtagaacaacacacacacagaattaaGACATGACCTCTACTTATTTTGGATCCACAACTCCCTGAAGTGTTGTCCTTGTGGATTCATTGCATCTTACCAGGATCTTAAATCTGTAGAGCAGAGAGGGAGCGTCTGCCAGACAGCCATACTCCTTGTTGGTGGGGTTGTACTTGGGAACGTAGCCGTCTGCTCCGGTGCAGAGGAAGACTTTTTCAATGCTGCAGGAGAAGGAGTCGCCCAGGTTCTGGACTGGGTCCACCATCACACGACCGTAGATCATGGAGCCTGAAGCAGATCATAACAGATGAAATGGAAGGTGGGACTATAACATGGGGTTCTCAGAGGGTTAATGGTCCTCAGCTGTAATGTTTAGTAAAATCCACTAGGCTGCAGTGTTGCATTACCGTCTGAAAAAGCAGCATCAGTCCCTTCTCCAAAGCCCATGGAGCCGTCAGACAACCACAACTCCTTCTTGGACAGCAGGAACATCTGAGTGTTGAGGCTGAACTCGGCTGCAACCGGGTCACTCACCTGGAGCACAGAGCGAGAGTTACGTACACAAAACAGATTCAGATTGAAACTAtctttaaaagacattttgtagTAAATGTTGTTAACTTTTCCTGACAAATTGACCTGCCCTGGAAACTATTAAAACTTATTAACATCTAAATGATTGGTAAGATGGTCTTTTTGCAGtgtcatcttaaaaaaacaattcgTTCTGGCCTTGGCCCTGACTAATAAATCCAGAATTAAATAATTCTGGGGTATTTTTGTCAGGATATCAAGGCTAACCTGCTGGAAGCGAATGTCCATGTCGAAGGTAAGGGGCTCTCTTGGGTGGCAGACAGGAGGGATGGTGAACTCTCCATTGGGTGATGCAATGCAGGCGATAATCTTCACCGTGTAAGTCCCGGAGTAGTCTCGCACCTGGAAGTCAcgcagaaaaaacaaagaaagaatgTTAAGACTGTCTTTGAAGTCTATTTGTACCACAGCTGGCAAGTTTTGATTGTACATCAACTCACAGCAAAGTCTGAGACAAAGCTCCACTGCTGCATGGGCTGGTTGTAGGTCGGCTCAGTCCTGACCAGGGCGAGAGTGAATGTCAGCCCAGGGTGGTCAGCACACATCACCATGGATGACACGCTGGttcctgaaaacaaacacacagacggtCATAAATCTTTTCGTCCAAAATACAACTAGCAGCCATgtctacttttatttatttatttacagagtGACCTTCGACATTGTTTGAGCCACTTGTTTCCTAACTGTAAACGCTAAAGGGTCATTTTGACATTTGCTGAAATGACCTCTGACACTTTCACACAGGAAGGACCCCCAATGGAACTCCAGAAATAGATGAAGAGAGGATGTCGGCTACAGGGTAATCCAATAGGAGGTTGCTGTATAGAATGACCACACTGGatggttttatgtgtgtgtgtgtgtgtgtgtgtgtgtgtgtgtgtgtgtgtgtgtgtgtgtgtgtgtgtgtgtgtgtgtgtgtgtgtgtgtgtggtgtgtgtgtgtgtgtgtgtgtgtgtgtgtgtgtgtgtgtgtgtgtgtggggctgCCACCCTCTTACCTGGATGAGACATAACAAACTGTCCCCTGAAGCGGGCCTCTGTCTTGAAGTTAACCACCAGACGTCCCTCCTCGTTGATACGCATACTGGTTGGGTACATGGCTCCTAGgagaacagaaaacagagtTGTCACAACGCTTCATAGATgctccagcagcaccagcagggAGCAGCATCGGTCTGAGAACAAACCTTGTAGCTCAGCCTCAGGTGGGCTGCCGATGCCGTCCTGCCACAGAATAGCCGTATCGTACACAAAGGTGAGTTtgagctccgactgcaggtcaaagTGCTGCCAGCCTCCCACAGCCACCGGAGAGTGGAAGACGtaggacacaaacagagggacGCGCAGGGTGACGTAGGACTGGACCAGGTTCAGCACCTAAATAAGAGATGCAATCAGTCATTATCAAGGATGATGTAGGAAGTTTCTCTGTGTGAGTTTGAAAGTGTACATCCTCACAAGGTATGTGATTCCACAAGCTTGGAAATTGTGATTGTGCACAGGACTAACTACTGTAGCTGGCTAGCTAACCAGGAACTAGGCGTATGGGAAAATGCTGGTCATATCAATCACAATTGCCTAATATTTTCTTTGGACTGTTAAATAAATGGGAATAATGCAACAGAGCTAACAACCTACAATAGTTTCCTCTAACTGTTAAGACAaattgtgattggtcaatgccGCACATTTGCACGTCAAACTTGCTGTAAGTAATTAGCATAGATTTACTTTGACTCTGGAATTAAATCTATTGATCAATAAATTCTGGTGTAACCGTTGCTTGGAAATGATTGACTCTATGTCTTACCTGTCCATCTGTGCCTATGGAGCCTCCACAGTCATTCAGCAGCTCTGACATGTCGTAGTAGCTGGTGAACTCCCAGAGGCAGGCCTCCAGGTTGAGGTTCCTGTAGAAGCGCAGAGAGTTGGCTGAGCGCATGAGCGGGCTGTACTGGTATGGTGAAGTCTCGCCAATGATTTCAGGGTTCTTTGTTGCATCGGTGATGAAGCCGTGGCCTGTTTGGATCTCGTTGAAGTCCAGCAAGTTGGAGCAGCGATGGTTGCCCACACGAGTGCCGTCTGGACTCAGGGTGAGCTCGAAGTTGGACAGAGATCTTGTGGAGATCACTGGTAACATGCCTGTTGATATTGAAAAAGCTTGTTAACATTCTGGGTCTTTGTCAAGATTAGTAAACAATAAAGACTGTATATCAAGTGTTGCAACCAATGTACACTGCTCACCATCCATGTGAGGCATGTTGATAGTGAGTTTAATGAGGTTGGGGAAGTCGGGGTCATCGGGACCGGTGTAGCGGATCTTAGCAGAGAAAGGTTCAGCTCCAACGGTGCCTTGGACACGAGGCTGACACATACCTGCAAAGATTAAGAAGTCAGTTAAACCAATTAACTCttaacagagtatttatttacatctaTCCAATCAGTGCTTCACTCACCCTCCTCCTTGCTGATCACAGCAATGGGGCTGGACAACTCCAGACCGGCATCTCCATTGGCGTTGAAGGCTCTTGCTGCACACTGAACCCTTGAGCCGGTCTGGAAGTAGATCGAATCCAAAGTGATGGACTTGGTGTTGGTGAAGAACGTATTAGTGTCCACCTCCCTCATGGGGCTGGTCACTCCATCTGACCCGGTGGGGGCGCTGATCATCCAGCGATACTGAGTGAGAGTGTCGTTGATGTTCTCCGCAGAGCAGATTGAGCCGGTTTTGTCAAAGTCGTGGTACTTTGGGTTGCAAGCCTGCAAGGGATGACAAGACATGTGgcaactgaaaaatgaaagaaacctgGAGGTATGTCATGCTGTCAAAAGCAGCAGAAGCATTTACACTCaccgtcacacacacaacagggtAACCATTGGGCGGTTGGGGCTTGTCTTTGGTTTTAGCTGTGTCATCATACATGAGCAGGGAAACCACTTGGGGCACTGCAGGGAAGGTAACGTCCGCCACACTGTCCATCTCCTCAATGTACACAATGGCCTTGTTCATCTAGCAAGAAGAGGAAAAGCATCGTTAGCTGGTTGTCAACTTTAATTTTGGCCAATCTCAATCTTCACTCATGACTTCAGCCAAAGTATAGCATCCTTTCACAATTCCTCAAACACATTTCATCATATCTTTCTAAATTCTAAGTTTGTAACATATCTGAATTTGTGACGTGAGCGGTGCGTGCCTGATGAAGAGTATATGGGTAGAATGTCGCAGTTCTGTTTATAGGTTTGCCTACTGTTTAGCTCTGCTGGGACATTCCCCTCCGCATCTCATTCCAGAGGGAAAAGCTTTTTATAAGACTCTGTGGTTCAGGCACGCTGACAGCAATGCCAGCTGCTGCCTGGCTATTTTAACACAGGCTGGCATGACAGGGGCGCATGCTCACATGTGTAGATATGCAGCACTGTACGTGTGCACATGTAAGACGTGCTACaggtttatatatttgttgtgCTGGGTAACCTTTGTGTCACCTGTATTTCAGCCACCATGTTGTCATCAGGCTTCATGTGTACAGTGaaggcctctctcatctctctctgacCGTCATACAGGACCTCAATCTCCACAAAGTGTTCCTTCTCGCCCTCCTTGAACTCAACATCTTAAGACACAGACACAGCGAAGTGAgcactgattaaaaaacacaagttcatATGAAGGTGCACTGTTGAAGCTACTGCGTCACTTTGCAGCCAATAAACCGTGTCCTTACCCTCTGACAGTGGGTTGTAGTCCTCTCCGGAGGTTGCAGAACCGTCCTTGGTGTGCACTCTCACCACTGAAACCTTTGAGGTGTCTCCAACACGCAGGATGGGAATTTTCACTACAGCCACGTTACCTTTGACCTGCGGTTCACGCACACTGTACTTGATCTCAGAGAAACGGATGATGGGCtctagaaaaagaagaaaatcagaaTGAcaaaaattatcattattatgagcCAAAACAACAAGCAGAGTAGTTTACCAGAACaggaaacaaattaaacattttaaaagacattttttagatggaataaaaaacttaatttaGTCAGTTTCTATgatgtataaa
Protein-coding sequences here:
- the smarca5 gene encoding SWI/SNF-related matrix-associated actin-dependent regulator of chromatin subfamily A member 5, translated to MSEILSCVEQREEQPEVEEAGGAEEKSDSSDAGKESSSEAGTDGQDASSSGAKEVPDYEEKVQTDRTNRFEYLLKQTELFAHFIQPAAQKTPTSPLKMKPGRPRIKKDEKQNLLSAGDNRHRRTEQEEDEELLSESTKTTTVCTRFDDSPSYVKAGKMRDYQVRGLNWLISLYENGINGILADEMGLGKTLQTISLLGYMKHYRNIPGPHMVLVPKSTLYNWMNEFKRWVPSLRAVCLIGDREERNALIRDVLLPGEWDVCVTSYEMLIIEKAVFKKFNWRYLVIDEAHRIKNEKSKLSEIVREFKTTNRLLLTGTPLQNNLHELWALLNFLLPDVFNSADDFDSWFDTNNCLGDTKLVERLHTVLRPFLLRRIKADVEKTLLPKKEIKMYVGLSKMQREWYTKILMKDIDILNSAGKMDKMRLLNVLMQLRKCCNHPYLFDGAEPGPPYTTDLHLVVNSGKMTVLDKLLPKMKKQGSRVLIFSQMTRVLDILEDYCMWRNYGYCRLDGQTPHEERQISINAFNEPNSAKFLFMLSTRAGGLGINLATADVVILYDSDWNPQVDLQAMDRAHRIGQQKQVRVFRFITENTVEERIVERAEMKLRLDSIVIQQGRLVDPSANKLGKDEMLSIIRHGATHVFASKESEITDDDIDAILERGERKTIEMKEKMSNLGESTLRNFTMDTENSSVYTFEGEDYREKKKVITNWIEPPKRERKANYAVDAYFREALRVSEPKAPKAPRPPKQPNVQDFQFFPPRLFELLEKEILFYRKTIGYKVPRNPEMPNSAQLQKEEQNKIDDAEALTEEELEEKENLLQQGFTIWNKRDFNQFIKANEKWGRDDIENIAREVEGKTPEEVMEYSAVFWERCNELQDIEKIMAQIERGEARIQRRISIKKALDSKIGRYKAPFHQLRISYGTNKGKNYTEEEDRFLICMLHKLGFDKESVYDELRQCIRNSPQFRFDWFLKSRTAMELQRRCNTLITLIERENMELEEREKAEKKKRGPKSTSAQKRKSEATPDGRGRRKKLKL